A single Panthera tigris isolate Pti1 chromosome A3, P.tigris_Pti1_mat1.1, whole genome shotgun sequence DNA region contains:
- the LOC102964685 gene encoding activity-dependent neuroprotector homeobox protein: MFQLPVNNLGSLRKARKTVKKILSDIGLEYCKEHIEDFKQFEPNDFYLKNTTWEDVGLWDPSLTKNQDYRTKPFCCSACPFSSKFFSAYKSHFRNVHSEDFENRILLNCPYCTFNADKKTLETHIKIFHAPNASAPSSSLSTFKDKSKNDGLKPKQADSVEQAVYYCKKCTYRDPLYEIVRKHIYREHFQHVAAPYIAKAGEKSLNGAVPLGSNAREESSIHCKRCLFMPKSYEALVQHVIEDHERIGYQVTAMIGHTNVVVPRSKPLMLIAPKPQEKKGMGLQSRIGSLASGNVRSLPSQQMVNRLSIPKPNLNSTGVNMMSNVHLQQNNYGVKSVGQGYGVGQSMRLGLGGNAPVSIPQQSQSVKQLLPSGNGRSYGLGSEQRSQAPARYSLQSANASALSSGQLKSPSLSQSQASRVLGQSSSKPTAAATGPPPANTSSTQKWKICTICNELFPENVYSVHFEKEHKAEKVPAVANYIMKIHNFTSKCLYCNRYLPTDTLLNHMLIHGLSCPYCRSTFNDVEKMAAHMRMVHVDEEMGPKTDSTLSFDLTLQQGSHTNIHLLVTTYNLRDAPAESVAYHAQNNPPVPPKPQPKVQEKADIPVKSSPQAAVPYKKDVGKTLCPLCFSILKGPISDALAHHLRERHQVIQTVHPVEKKLTYKCIHCLGVYTSNMTASTITLHLVHCRGVGKTQNGQDKTNAPSRLNQSPGLAPVKRTYEQVEFPLLKKRKLDEDSDSPSFFEEKPEEPVVLALDPKGHEDDSYEARKSFLTKYFNKQPYPTRREIEKLAASLWLWKSDIASHFSNKRKKCVRDCEKYKPGVLLGFNMKELNKVKHEMDFDAEWLFENHDEKDSRVNASKTADKKLSLGKEEDSSSDSFENLEEESNGSGSPFDPVFEVEPKLPNDNPEEHIPKVLAEDALESEKLDQKEEDGSKYGTIHLTEEPTKLMHDASDSEVDQDDVVEWKDGASPSESGPGSQQVSDFEDNACEMKPGTWSDESSQSEDARSSKPAAKKKATVQGDREQLKWKNSSYGKVEGFWSKDQSQWKNASENDERLSNPQIEWQNSTIDSEDGEQFDNMTDGVAEPMHGSLAGVKLSSQQA, encoded by the exons ATGTTCCAACTTCCTGTCAACAATCTTGGCAGTTTAAGAAAAGCCCGgaaaactgtgaaaaaaatacTTAGTGACATTGGGTTGGAATACTGTAAAGAACACATAGAA GATTTTAAACAGTTTGAACCTAAtgacttttatttgaaaaacactaCATGGGAGGATGTAGGACTATGGGACCCTTCACTCACAAAAAATCAG gACTACCGGACAAAACCTTTTTGCTGCAGTGCTTGTCcgttttcttcaaaatttttctcTGCCTACAAAAGTCATTTCCGGAATGTCCATAGTGAAGACTTTGAAAATAGGATTCTCCTTAATTGCCCCTACTGTACCTTCAATGCAGACAAAAAGACTTTggaaacacacattaaaatatttcatgctccAAACGCCAGCGCACCAAGTAGCAGCCTCAGCACTTtcaaagataaaagcaaaaatgatggcCTTAAACCTAAGCAGGCTGACAGTGTAGAACAAGCTGTTTATTACTGTAAGAAGTGCACTTACCGAGATCCTCTTTATGAAATAGTTAGGAAGCACATTTACAGGGAACATTTTCAGCATGTGGCAGCACCTTACATAGCAAAGGCAGGTGAAAAATCACTCAACGGTGCAGTCCCTTTAGGTTCAAATGCCCGGGAAGAGAGCAGTATTCACTGCAAGCGATGCCTTTTCATGCCAAAGTCCTACGAAGCTTTGGTACAACATGTCATCGAAGACCACGAACGCATAGGCTATCAGGTCACTGCCATGATTGGGCACACAAATGTGGTGGTTCCCCGATCTAAACCTTTGATGCTAATCGCTCCCAAACCTCAAGAGAAGAAGGGCATGGGACTCCAGTCGAGAATTGGTTCCCTTGCTTCTGGAAATGTCCGGTCTTTGCCATCACAGCAGATGGTAAATCGACTCTCAATACCAAAGCCTAACTTAAATTCTACAGGAGTCAACATGATGTCTAACGTTCACCTCCAGCAGAATAACTATGGAGTCAAATCTGTAGGCCAGGGCTATGGCGTTGGTCAGTCAATGAGACTGGGTCTAGGTGGCAACGCACCAGTTTCCATCCCTCAGCAGTCTCAGTCTGTGAAGCAGCTACTTCCGAGTGGAAATGGAAGATCTTATGGGCTTGGGTCGGAGCAGAGGTCCCAGGCACCAGCAAGATACTCCCTGCAGTCTGCTAATGCCTCTGCTCTCTCATCAGGCCAGTTaaagtctccctccctctcccagtcACAGGCATCCAGAGTATTAGGTCAGTCCAGTTCCAAACCTACTGCAGCTGCCACGGGCCCTCCCCCAGCCAATACTTCCTCAACTCAAAAGTGGAAAATATGTACAATCTGTAACGAGctttttcctgaaaatgtctATAGTGTGCACTTCGAAAAAGAACATAAAGCGGAGAAAGTCCCAGCAGTAGCCAACTACATTATGAAAATACACAATTTCACTAGCAAATGCCTCTACTGTAATCGCTACTTGCCCACAGACACCCTGCTCAACCACATGTTAATTCATGGCCTGTCTTGTCCATATTGCCGTTCAACTTTCAATGATGTGGAAAAGATGGCGGCACACATGCGGATGGTTCACGTTGATGAAGAGATGGGACCTAAAACAGATTCTACTTTGAGTTTTGATTTGACATTGCAGCAGGGTAGCCACACTAACATCCATCTCCTTGTAACCACATACAACCTGAGGGATGCCCCAGCTGAATCTGTTGCTTACCACGCCCAAAATAACCCTCCAGTCCCTCCAAAGCCACAGCCAAAAGTTCAGGAGAAGGCCGATATCCCTGTTAAAAGTTCACCTCAAGCAGCAGTGCCCTATAAAAAAGATGTCGGGAAAACCCTTTGCCCTCTTTGCTTTTCAATCCTAAAAGGACCCATATCTGACGCACTTGCACATCACCTACGAGAGAGGCACCAAGTTATTCAGACGGTTCATCCCGTGGAAAAAAAGCTCACCTACAAGTGCATCCATTGCCTGGGTGTGTACACCAGCAACATGACCGCCTCGACTATCACTCTGCATCTCGTTCACTGTAGGGGTGTCGGAAAGACCCAGAATGGCCAGGATAAGACAAACGCACCCTCTCGGCTTAATCAGTCACCAGGCCTAGCACCCGTGAAGCGCACTTACGAGCAAGTGGAATTTCCCTTGCTGAAAAAGCGAAAGTTAGATGAGGATAGCGATTCGCCCAGCTTCTTTGAGGAGAAGCCCGAGGAGCCTGTTGTGTTAGCTTTAGACCCCAAGGGTCACGAAGATGATTCCTACGAAGCCAGGAAAAGCTTCCTAACGAAGTATTTCAACAAACAGCCCTATCCCACCCGGAGAGAAATTGAGAAGCTGGCTGCCAGTTTATGGTTGTGGAAGAGTGACATTGCTTCCCATTTTAGCaacaagaggaagaaatgtgTCCGAGACTGTGAAAAGTACAAGCCCGGTGTGTTACTGGGCTTCAACATGAAAGAACTAAACAAAGTAAAGCACGAGATGGATTTTGATGCCGAGTGGCTGTTTGAGAATCACGATGAGAAGGATTCCAGAGTGAATGCTAGTAAAACTGCTGACAAGAAGCTCAGCCTTGGGAAGGAAGAGGACAGCTCCTCAGACAGttttgaaaatttggaagaagAATCCAATGGAAGTGGTAGCCCTTTTGACCCTGTGTTTGAAGTTGAGCCTAAACTCCCTAACGATAACCCGGAGGAACACATACCGAAGGTCCTTGCTGAGGATGCTTTAGAATCGGAGAAGCTAGACCAAAAAGAGGAGGATGGTTCAAAGTACGGAACTATTCATTTGACTGAGGAACCAACCAAACTAATGCATGATGCTTCTGACAGTGAGGTTGACCAGGATGATGTTGTTGAGTGGAAAGACGGTGCTTCTCCGTCTGAGAGTGGTCCTGGTTCCCAGCAGGTGTCAGACTTTGAGGACAACGCGTGTGAAATGAAACCAGGAACCTGGTCTGATGAGTCTTCCCAGAGTGAAGATGCAAGAAGCAGTAAGCCAGCTGCCAAAAAAAAGGCTACCGTGCAAGGTGACAGAGAGCAGTTGAAATGGAAGAATAGTTCCTATGGAAAAGTCGAAGGGTTTTGGTCCAAGGACCAGTCACAGTGGAAGAATGCATCTGAAAATGATGAGCGCTTATCTAACCCACAGATTGAGTGGCAGAATAGCACAATTGACAGTGAGGACGGGGAGCAGTTTGACAACATGACTGATGGGGTTGCTGAGCCGATGCACGGCAGCCTTGCCGGAGTTAAACTGAGCAGCCAGCAGGCCTAA